Genomic DNA from Vespa velutina chromosome 6, iVesVel2.1, whole genome shotgun sequence:
AATGACGtattattctaataacaatagaaaaagatgaaagaacaTATGAACggtatatagagagagagagagagagagagagagagagagagagagagagagagagagagagagagagagagagataatgaaactaaaaggggaaaaaaataaaaaaaaaatataataacaaagagaaaacaagagaaactACTtttgtaggaaaaaaaattatgcacGGCTCGTGTGTTTCTAGTCAAACTGAAAGTTTCGTACTTTGATGTACCTTTAGattccaaattttttttcgcagtatatatatatacatatatatagtatacatattatatacacatacatatatacatattatatatatatatataatatatgtattaatatattcgttgttcgaatataataataataataataataataataataataataataataataataataataataataataataataataataatagtaatagtaataataataataataataataataatattaataataataataataataataataataataataataataataataataataataataataacaataacagtgACGCGCAAAGCGCATAAATTGCTCGctgaagaaaaagtatttttttatacgaataaatttttttaaaaactgCTTCTCTATATAattagacatatatatacacacatatgtaacATCTCTAAGGGATGTTTCATTAGACATTTggaatgtgaaaaaaaaaatgacgaaaaagaaaaaaaaaagaaaaaaaaagaagaataaaaataaataaagaaaaaaacgcaCGAAACAAATATACAACCGAAAGACAAATAAGTCTAATAAGAGCTCTTAGCAAATGAATTTGTATTAACAGCATGTCTGTGGAAAAATGAGGAAGgaagtaagaaataatttatatgtgtgGAATAACTTAAAGGcatttcattatcattctttGTTAGATAAAACAAACATTATTAATCGTGAACAGCTAAACTAGTAAAAATTTACGtaagaaattgtttttctatttcgtcatttatttcattttttttttttttgttacttcattcttttcttttttctttgttaattttttgtaaacaTAAATGTTATCTCAcgtttaagatatatatatatatatatatatatacatatgtatcattgttatatttatatttttctaactaTGTATATGTTACATGTTATTTCTATTCACTTAAAGAAACCACGTAATCTTTTTCTGCGTAAGAGTTTACATGATTAATGTACAAAATGACTGTGATATTATTCTACGttcataaatgttttttttttctttttgttatttgttcttctctttttatctttttgtttttttcttcttttttcttttttttttttttttttgttttcttttcagttAATTACAAAGAATACAGCATAATGCAGGATTATTTTTTGCGTCTTAttcaatttgaaagaaaagaaaagaaacgaaacaacaCAAATTCATTTGTATTTCTTCCAATTAGATGTACAAGctattatcaaaaagaaaaggaaaaaaaatcaaattttgagATCGAACGAATGCGATggataattgaaaagaaaagaaagaaagaaaaagaaacaaaagagaagaaatatatttgaatatatttgtgCCAAATTTCTCGAGTTTTCGTGTAAAAAAATTCGAACGTTAgactaaaatatatacttacacatatatacacacacacacacatatatatatatacatacagatgtatatatatatatatataatatatatatacaagcataggaacgagagaaaatataaaaaatatttcattaatctaacgttataataataatgatatttaacatTTCAATGTCATTTATCTGTGTCAgcttatacaattattaacaataacgaGATAGTTTGTTGAATGTGtattaaattgtttaaacGTGTTAGAAATaagattgtaataaaaaaataagattgtaagacagagagagtaagaaaaagagggagagagagagagagagagagagagagatagagagagagaaggagagagacagaaagagagaaagagaaagagagaaggaagagaaagaagaaaagagaaaattattcattgttGGAATTATTGtacatcaattatattttattggaaaACCTATATACGTCCACATTTTTACAATTGCAGTAATAAGCATTTCATCGatgacaacaataataaatttgaaacaaACAGAAactgacaaaaaagaaaaaaaaaataaataaaaaggaacaagaaaccaaaagacatagaaaaaaagtaaaaggaaaaaagaaataaatacaacCAATAATACTCGAATagaacgattaataataataataataataatagtaataataataataataataataataataataataataataataataataataataaataaataaggatgATGTACGCATCTGTTGATTTCGTATAACCGGAGTAAAGTGCTAAACAATGTCAGTACTACTTATAAATAGTAATGGTAATTAATAACAGCTTTTACAATAACCATAACAAaacaaacgtatatatatatatatatatatatatatatatatatattcaatttgaaaatgttggtatattagaaatatatatataaaacgtaaaacCAAAGTTTGTATTAATCTCTACTAAAGTATAATGTGACACGGGATATATGAagcgtatatataaaacgtataaagaggaaagatttggtatatatatatactcacatgcgcacacacataaacacacacatatatatatatataaatactgttTTGgtgatatatttacataataatataatatatacataccgtataaatatatgtgatatTGAAACAGTTAAGTGCTTAATCGAAACGTAGAAATTCGCGTGACTTAAGAGAGTGGCTTTTAAATTTGTTActggaaaaattaaaaaatcgagagtagaaagaaaaggaaaaagaaaagaaagaaaaattgcaaaattattCGTAGTATAATTCCAGGAGCCACGATCTTTTTGAATGTTTTCATTTAGCAaaggaataatttaaaagCGCAGTACAATTTGTATATCGTtgtatgtaatttattataaactataGTTTTCATACTTAACATTAAGTGTATATTAGCCGAAACCGCtcggatatattatataaaatcgaaacACAAGAtagttgttgtttctttttttttttattttatattttttttttttctttttacaaaaaacGTTCACAAATTGTCGTCGGCTTTGTCGTTTCGGCCAATTGAACGCACataccgtatatatatatatacgatagaaattattatacagtcgacgagtatatttaaaaaaataaaaaagaaaaaaaaataagaaaaaaacaaaataaaaaaaatatatgtatatatatatatgtatatatatatatatatatatatatatattactccaGGAAAATCTATTGTGGAGTAGTATAATATCTGTACGGTTTCTTGCTATGGACGTTCGTTAAAAGAATTTCtcgttaatcgataaaaaaaaaaaaacaaaaaaataactcGATGTCAATGTAATCGATAGCACGCGCTATTCGGCGATTCAGTCGATAGATAATTGTGTgagtaaaaagtataataaaatgatggacgaaaaaagaagtaaagaaaaaacagagaataACAGGTTGGACGCCGAATGTTTCTGTCggatgatattttaaaaattaattacacttTTTTGAGACTCTTCGagctattaatttttttctccttttttttttttttttttttttttaaatcgtaaatCTACGAgtatagaattttttctttttttttttttttcttttttacacaatcgcaaaaaaatatttgatctaAAAATGCAATCGCGAAAAAGaattgtaattgattttttataaatattatctaaaagAACTTTTGGCCTAGACCGCGTATCCGTCATGATGATTTATAACGCGTGATGTATATAACGTGCAAGGATAAAGAGGAGAgacgtaagaaaaataaataaatgagaattgCCGTTGCGCTTCTTTCAGATTGACGCTTTAATAATGATGTTACTATATTTGCCAGCGAACAGCAGTgccgtataattatataccaGGCGTCTTCCTAAATGAGATACAATACTTATCTAGTAAacgtataaagatatatatatatatgtatttaaaaaaaaaagacaaaaaaaaatttaaccgTTTGGAAGTGGTGAACGTAAAAAGGGGTTAAAAGGAGTCGTAGAGatagtaaaaataagagaaaaaagaaaatcaaacaaaaaagaaatagagagagagagaaagatagagagagcaaaataacatttattgttCATTATTCAAACACAAAttgttaacaattttatacttcttttttttttctttttaactattattatattattataatttataagcaACCAGTGCGACCTTTTTGTGATTGCTATCGATCCTCTCCGACATTCTTTtaccattaataataaaatcctcGTAGAATGCGTTTGCTAAAAATTCACCGTTCAATTTTTCGGCAATACGTATGGAATAATTCGATGTATAAACGGCGATCGCGACTTTTGGTATCGCCGCTTCTAAGACTATTCTCTCATTGGCAACCAttgaaacttttttaatttcaccaTTTTGCAACATTTTTCCTAATTTCAAACTACATTCCGTGAGTTGCATACCAATACCACGTCCACGATATTTTGTATCAGTTCCGAGATAAAACATTTCCAATATGGCATCGACGttgtatttttcgaaaatattcacCTTTGACTCAACCTGCgtatatgataaaagaaaaagaaagagagaaagagagaaagaaaaaaagaaaaaaaatatattatccgAACTTCAACTCTCccttatatctctctctctttctctttttctcttatgagaaaaaaagagagatagaaataatttttactcgATACGTCGTCGAAAggagtataattaattatttacttctttttttttttttttaatcaattaataaatgaataatttcttttgttcttttttttttttttttttttttttttttttttttatgataatactCACGTTATCGAGGAAATTAATAAGTTCGATGCAAGAACGATGCTTTATATTCTTCTCGATGAAACTCTCGAGTGCATCCTTCTCACCGTCCTTCAAAGAAATCTTTAGAAATAATAGAGacaaattatgttattttaagattctctctctctttctctctctctcttatactcGTAAAATGGAATTAGTAAAacgttcattattatcgtttataacaAGGAGGAAACGTGATACAAATGGAAATTAACTCATAAGGACAATTGAACAATTGTCTCTTTATCCTCTTCCCTCTTAACCCCTACTCCTCcttaattatttcctttatttcacTTTAATGAATTTGTTTTCTGCTAATGTAAcagtattttttaaatattttggttcacaaaatatacaattataatatttgaaaatgctAAAATATACTCGAACGAagataattatagatatttctcttttttttttttttcaaagaaaaaattaaacgtcttaaagaaaaaaaactgacATACCATCGAAATGATATCTATATCGCATGCAAAAggtctttaaaaagaaaaaatgatatacttgcatggattttattaaaaatcactCCGGCTATCTCATTGGTCACACTGTCTAAAGCAATTATTGAAACTCCATCTTTAACAACTTCCCTGAATATCAATTGCATCTCCTCGGCTGCACCAGATTCTTCAAACATATCTAATCCAATAGCAATATTTTCGTTGGCCATTGTACTTGCTTGAATGCGCAATGCATCTTCTAATCTATTTCTCGTAAGTAATACGTAGTCGATTCCATTTTCTCGATGAATTAATTGGGTTTCCATTTTTGAATCGTTCATTACTAACTCCACGGGAAACtcataatgaatttattcaaGTTTCATTGTTGCATTTATATAAacgattgataatattaaacggtaacaattgaatttcatatttatcacACGTCTCGTCGTCAAGCAAATATTTGTGAATTTATAATACtgataagagaaagaattttatcaCGATAATTTCTGATTGTAGAAGAGAACGTGCTTATATGGACGATAGTTTCCAAACTACTGAACTTCATTCGTTCTTATAACCGTGATATATTATGCACCACCACGGGTTATAGTCGGTCGTGCCAATGCACATCACTTCACATCTACGCTTCAATACTTTCTTTCCTAAAATCTGTTTTATACTCGATAACGTACtctttataatgaattttcatactaatttttttttacaattaataaagtCTACTTTGAcagaattgataaaatattttcaatcaagcgcgcgcacacacacacacatcggatataatataattttattccaaaaaagaaaataagttaattaatgataagaatGATAGCAATTTATCACCTTTAAACGAGGATCgtttctgatatatatatacatacacgtatatgtatactgttaaataaattcatgtaaaattatcaaattaatattttaacatattttaacatattttaatatt
This window encodes:
- the LOC124950250 gene encoding uncharacterized protein LOC124950250, with the protein product MNDSKMETQLIHRENGIDYVLLTRNRLEDALRIQASTMANENIAIGLDMFEESGAAEEMQLIFREVVKDGVSIIALDSVTNEIAGVIFNKIHISLKDGEKDALESFIEKNIKHRSCIELINFLDNVESKVNIFEKYNVDAILEMFYLGTDTKYRGRGIGMQLTECSLKLGKMLQNGEIKKVSMVANERIVLEAAIPKVAIAVYTSNYSIRIAEKLNGEFLANAFYEDFIINGKRMSERIDSNHKKVALVAYKL